A genomic stretch from Onychostoma macrolepis isolate SWU-2019 chromosome 02, ASM1243209v1, whole genome shotgun sequence includes:
- the fndc7a gene encoding fibronectin type III domain-containing protein 7 isoform X1, which produces MTVRWSGHTGASSYKITATPKNSPEPSVFAQFSGSTVMGSVNSLSPNTVYRMRVEAMDNAVNVLSSAETEETTAPEVPLIYQAYSKRSDSITVEFGVVSGATSYIIRAENEDGFFSESLVNTSPGTVVGLLPYTQYTLSVMSVNTGGRSQPSLTVNARTVLVAPELTSSSPSSDIIVIKWNPVDHAVLYSLVMTMEGSDMRVRLNTSETNVTFTDLQPGTTYSIKGNAWDPDGNQGDDITVYQITRPPVPGEVQVQLRLVRSIDLAVYWQIVRGADGYTAVSSTGQSCSSSLGTQCVISPLSCSQNHTITVTAENEAGPSEPSAPQDFLTFPCPPELVWIEEPTTGNCSVTWSDVQWVDYYIAYVKRDDGLEENCNTTGTTCYFQCICGYTYLSTVFAYNLAGTSPPDQIVNYTTIPCCPDDLSVSLISTETLEISWSSVRGAELYETIAADGSEWIHCNDTAPVCALSDLTCDSLYSVVVRPCSETQGCNNTCSAHTRRTAPCAPVILNVTQVNSSTVEVFWMATNTEANYTVIAMSLSSLLTCSSSGTSCYISVSCGSTYDISTYATTTAGQSLPSYSIPLETGPCCPETLSVEQVTQSMTNVTWSAATGARSYVTSLTSPRGHARCHTMDTHCLLGCITCGTSYNVSLEAFSITGHKSECSYHGFSASACCPSSVRLYRMNNNTLRVYWRSSPGLYNYTADLHGTRSNYTCSATNGARGCDISQILCGEVYTVVVAPLTQEGSKVTYCPRRLYSVSCSGNTVGMVIYRGRRSVD; this is translated from the exons ATGACGGTGCGTTGGAGCGGACACACCGGCGCGAGCTCGTACAAAATCACCGCCACGCCGAAAAACTCCCCAGAACCGTCGGTTTTCGCGCAGTTCAGCGGCAGCACGGTGATGGGCTCCGTTAACTCGTTATCCCCGAACACTGTGTACAGGATGCGGGTCGAAGCCATGGACAACGCGGTGAACGTCCTCAGCAGCGCCGAAACCGAGGAGACGACAG CTCCTGAGGTTCCCCTCATATATCAGGCTTACTCCAAACGCAGTGACAGCATCACAGTGGAGTTCGGTGTGGTGTCTGGTGCCACCAGCTACATCATCCGGGCAGAAAATGAAGATGGGTTCTTCTCTGAAAGCCTGGTGAACACTTCCCCCGGGACAGTGGTCGGTCTGCTGCCTTACACCCAATACACCCTCAGCGTGATGTCCGTCAACACTGGGGGAAGGAGTCAGCCTTCTCTAACTGTGAATGCTAGGACAG TGTTGGTAGCCCCAGAACTGACTTCCAGCTCCCCCAGCAGTGATATCATTGTGATAAAGTGGAATCCAGTGGACCACGCTGTGCTGTACAGCCTGGTCATGACCATGGAGGGCTCAGACATGCGGGTCAGACTCAACACGTCTGAGACCAATGTGACCTTCACTGACCTTCAGCCAGGCACCACCTACAGCATCAAGGGCAATGCCTGGGATCCAGATGGTAACCAAGGAGATGACATCACCGTCTACCAAATCACAC GTCCTCCTGTCCCGGGAGAGGTGCAGGTTCAGTTGAGGCTGGTTCGCTCTATCGATCTGGCTGTGTATTGGCAGATAGTCCGTGGTGCCGACGGGTACACTGCTGTGAGCTCAACGGGCCAAAGCTGCAGCTCCTCCTTAGGCACACAATGCGTAATCAGTCCCCTCAGCTGCAGCCAGAACCACACCATCACTGTCACAGCAGAGAACGAGGCAGGACCCAGTGAACCTTCTGCTCCACAGGACTTTCTCACCT TCCCATGTCCTCCTGAGCTGGTGTGGATTGAGGAGCCAACCACAGGGAACTGTTCCGTCACGTGGTCTGATGTTCAGTGGGTGGATTACTATATCGCCTATGTGAAGAGAGATGACGGCTTAGAGGAAAACTGCAACACCACTGGCACGACCTGCTACTTCCAGTGCATATGTGGATACACATACCTCTCAACTGTGTTCGCTTACAACCTGGCTGGGACCAGTCCACCGGATCAAATAGTCAACTATACTACAA TTCCCTGCTGTCCAGACGATTTGTCAGTGTCTCTGATTTCCACCGAGACTCTAGAGATCTCGTGGTCTTCAGTTCGAGGAGCTGAGTTATACGAGACGATCGCTGCAGACGGAAGTGAATGGATCCACTGCAATGACACGGCTCCAGTGTGCGCGCTCTCTGATCTCACTTGTGACAGCCTGTATAGCGTGGTGGTGCGGCCCTGCAGTGAGACACAAGGATGCAATAACACCTGTAGTGCACATACACGCCGGACAG CTCCCTGTGCCCCTGTGATCCTCAACGTGACTCAGGTGAACTCTTCCACGGTGGAGGTGTTCTGGATGGCTACAAACACCGAGGCTAACTACACCGTGATCGCCATGAGTCTCTCCTCCTTGCTCACCTGCTCATCCAGTGGCACTTCCTGCTACATCAGTGTATCCTGTGGATCCACATATGACATCAGCACCTACGCCACCACCACAGCAGGACAGAGTCTTCCCAGCTACTCCATTCCCCTGGAAACAG GACCCTGTTGTCCAGAAACTCTGAGTGTTGAACAGGTGACCCAGTCTATGACAAACGTCACTTGGTCAGCTGCCACAGGGGCACGGTCTTATGTTACCTCTTTAACATCCCCCAGAGGTCACGCCAGATGTCACACCATGGACACCCACTGCCTGCTGGGATGCATCACATGTGGCACCAGCTACAATGTGTCGCTGGAGGCCTTCAGTATTACTGGACATAAATCAGAGTGCAGTTACCACGGTTTCTCTGCAA GTGCGTGTTGTCCGTCCAGTGTGAGACTCTACCGGATGAATAACAACACTCTTCGGGTGTACTGGCGCTCTTCTCCCGGCCTGTACAACTACACAGCTGACCTGCACGGTACTAGATCCAACTACACCTGCAGTGCCACAAATGGGGCTCGTGGATGTGACATCTCTCAGATCCTGTGTGGGGAAGTGTACACCGTCGTGGTCGCTCCCTTAACACAAGAGGGTTCGAAGGTCACATACTGCCCCAGAAGACTCTACTCAG tctcCTGTTCTGGAAACACGGTGGGAATGG TGATCTATCGAGGCCGGAGGAGTGTGGACTAA
- the fndc7a gene encoding fibronectin type III domain-containing protein 7 isoform X2, whose translation MTVRWSGHTGASSYKITATPKNSPEPSVFAQFSGSTVMGSVNSLSPNTVYRMRVEAMDNAVNVLSSAETEETTAPEVPLIYQAYSKRSDSITVEFGVVSGATSYIIRAENEDGFFSESLVNTSPGTVVGLLPYTQYTLSVMSVNTGGRSQPSLTVNARTVLVAPELTSSSPSSDIIVIKWNPVDHAVLYSLVMTMEGSDMRVRLNTSETNVTFTDLQPGTTYSIKGNAWDPDGNQGDDITVYQITRPPVPGEVQVQLRLVRSIDLAVYWQIVRGADGYTAVSSTGQSCSSSLGTQCVISPLSCSQNHTITVTAENEAGPSEPSAPQDFLTFPCPPELVWIEEPTTGNCSVTWSDVQWVDYYIAYVKRDDGLEENCNTTGTTCYFQCICGYTYLSTVFAYNLAGTSPPDQIVNYTTIPCCPDDLSVSLISTETLEISWSSVRGAELYETIAADGSEWIHCNDTAPVCALSDLTCDSLYSVVVRPCSETQGCNNTCSAHTRRTAPCAPVILNVTQVNSSTVEVFWMATNTEANYTVIAMSLSSLLTCSSSGTSCYISVSCGSTYDISTYATTTAGQSLPSYSIPLETGPCCPETLSVEQRSRQMSHHGHPLPAGMHHMWHQLQCVAGGLQYYWT comes from the exons ATGACGGTGCGTTGGAGCGGACACACCGGCGCGAGCTCGTACAAAATCACCGCCACGCCGAAAAACTCCCCAGAACCGTCGGTTTTCGCGCAGTTCAGCGGCAGCACGGTGATGGGCTCCGTTAACTCGTTATCCCCGAACACTGTGTACAGGATGCGGGTCGAAGCCATGGACAACGCGGTGAACGTCCTCAGCAGCGCCGAAACCGAGGAGACGACAG CTCCTGAGGTTCCCCTCATATATCAGGCTTACTCCAAACGCAGTGACAGCATCACAGTGGAGTTCGGTGTGGTGTCTGGTGCCACCAGCTACATCATCCGGGCAGAAAATGAAGATGGGTTCTTCTCTGAAAGCCTGGTGAACACTTCCCCCGGGACAGTGGTCGGTCTGCTGCCTTACACCCAATACACCCTCAGCGTGATGTCCGTCAACACTGGGGGAAGGAGTCAGCCTTCTCTAACTGTGAATGCTAGGACAG TGTTGGTAGCCCCAGAACTGACTTCCAGCTCCCCCAGCAGTGATATCATTGTGATAAAGTGGAATCCAGTGGACCACGCTGTGCTGTACAGCCTGGTCATGACCATGGAGGGCTCAGACATGCGGGTCAGACTCAACACGTCTGAGACCAATGTGACCTTCACTGACCTTCAGCCAGGCACCACCTACAGCATCAAGGGCAATGCCTGGGATCCAGATGGTAACCAAGGAGATGACATCACCGTCTACCAAATCACAC GTCCTCCTGTCCCGGGAGAGGTGCAGGTTCAGTTGAGGCTGGTTCGCTCTATCGATCTGGCTGTGTATTGGCAGATAGTCCGTGGTGCCGACGGGTACACTGCTGTGAGCTCAACGGGCCAAAGCTGCAGCTCCTCCTTAGGCACACAATGCGTAATCAGTCCCCTCAGCTGCAGCCAGAACCACACCATCACTGTCACAGCAGAGAACGAGGCAGGACCCAGTGAACCTTCTGCTCCACAGGACTTTCTCACCT TCCCATGTCCTCCTGAGCTGGTGTGGATTGAGGAGCCAACCACAGGGAACTGTTCCGTCACGTGGTCTGATGTTCAGTGGGTGGATTACTATATCGCCTATGTGAAGAGAGATGACGGCTTAGAGGAAAACTGCAACACCACTGGCACGACCTGCTACTTCCAGTGCATATGTGGATACACATACCTCTCAACTGTGTTCGCTTACAACCTGGCTGGGACCAGTCCACCGGATCAAATAGTCAACTATACTACAA TTCCCTGCTGTCCAGACGATTTGTCAGTGTCTCTGATTTCCACCGAGACTCTAGAGATCTCGTGGTCTTCAGTTCGAGGAGCTGAGTTATACGAGACGATCGCTGCAGACGGAAGTGAATGGATCCACTGCAATGACACGGCTCCAGTGTGCGCGCTCTCTGATCTCACTTGTGACAGCCTGTATAGCGTGGTGGTGCGGCCCTGCAGTGAGACACAAGGATGCAATAACACCTGTAGTGCACATACACGCCGGACAG CTCCCTGTGCCCCTGTGATCCTCAACGTGACTCAGGTGAACTCTTCCACGGTGGAGGTGTTCTGGATGGCTACAAACACCGAGGCTAACTACACCGTGATCGCCATGAGTCTCTCCTCCTTGCTCACCTGCTCATCCAGTGGCACTTCCTGCTACATCAGTGTATCCTGTGGATCCACATATGACATCAGCACCTACGCCACCACCACAGCAGGACAGAGTCTTCCCAGCTACTCCATTCCCCTGGAAACAG GACCCTGTTGTCCAGAAACTCTGAGTGTTGAACAG AGGTCACGCCAGATGTCACACCATGGACACCCACTGCCTGCTGGGATGCATCACATGTGGCACCAGCTACAATGTGTCGCTGGAGGCCTTCAGTATTACTGGACATAA